From Pandoraea vervacti, the proteins below share one genomic window:
- a CDS encoding ABC transporter permease has translation MAGIGDADLAREEAAAQRRIKQRRALVVFLRVAILVLGLGGWELAARLGWIDPFFFSQPTLIVQQIYDWCVEGTSQGPLWTQVLVTLEETVLGFLIGGVAGVICGIVLGRNKLLSDVFSLYIQIANSIPRVVLGSIFVIAFGLGMASKVALAVVMVFFVVFANAFQGVREADRYMIANAQILGASRRQVTMSVVIPSALSWILASLHVSFGFALVGAVVGEFLGSKQGIGLLISTAQGAFNASGVFAAMIVLAVVALGADWLLTSLEKRLLKWRPAAFSNE, from the coding sequence ATGGCGGGCATCGGCGACGCCGATCTCGCCCGTGAGGAAGCGGCGGCGCAACGCCGTATCAAACAACGTCGCGCGCTGGTGGTGTTTCTGCGCGTGGCGATTCTGGTGCTCGGGCTGGGCGGCTGGGAATTGGCCGCGCGCCTGGGCTGGATCGATCCCTTCTTCTTCTCGCAGCCGACGCTGATCGTGCAGCAGATCTACGACTGGTGTGTCGAAGGCACGTCGCAGGGACCGCTGTGGACGCAGGTGCTCGTCACGCTCGAAGAGACGGTGCTGGGCTTTCTCATCGGCGGCGTGGCCGGCGTGATCTGCGGCATCGTGCTCGGGCGCAACAAGTTGCTTTCCGATGTTTTCAGTCTCTACATTCAGATCGCCAACTCGATTCCGCGTGTGGTGCTCGGCTCGATCTTCGTGATCGCGTTCGGTCTGGGCATGGCGTCGAAAGTCGCGCTGGCCGTCGTGATGGTGTTCTTCGTGGTGTTCGCTAACGCCTTCCAGGGCGTGCGCGAAGCCGATCGCTACATGATCGCGAATGCGCAGATTCTGGGGGCGTCGCGCCGTCAGGTGACGATGTCGGTCGTGATTCCGTCGGCGTTGTCGTGGATTCTCGCGAGTCTGCACGTGAGCTTCGGCTTCGCGCTCGTGGGTGCGGTCGTCGGCGAATTCCTCGGGTCGAAGCAGGGCATCGGGTTGCTGATCTCGACGGCGCAGGGGGCGTTCAACGCGAGCGGCGTGTTCGCGGCCATGATCGTGCTGGCGGTCGTGGCGCTGGGTGCGGATTGGCTGCTCACCTCGCTCGAGAAGCGTTTGCTGAAGTGGCGTCCGGCCGCCTTCTCGAACGAGTAA
- a CDS encoding ABC transporter ATP-binding protein — MTQTLTPTAPARAASAVSRDTPAIEFDNVSCRFISPDGKATVALRNFSMSVARGEFVAIVGPTGCGKSTTLSMITGLLRPTAGSVRVMGQPVNGIDPRIGFVFQNDAVFPWRSVRENVAAGPLFRGQSKDAAYALADEWIRRVGLDKFGSHYPHQLSGGMRKRVALAQTFINNPEILLMDEPFSALDMQTRTLMQDELLQLWSSTSGSVVFVTHDLEEAIALADRVFVLTARPATLKNTYTIDLPRPRVMSEIRYEQRFIDISREIWADLREEVKIG; from the coding sequence ATGACCCAGACCCTTACCCCCACGGCACCGGCACGCGCAGCAAGCGCCGTGTCCCGCGATACGCCTGCCATCGAGTTCGACAATGTGTCGTGCCGCTTCATCTCGCCGGACGGCAAAGCCACCGTCGCGCTGCGCAACTTCAGCATGTCGGTGGCGCGCGGCGAGTTCGTCGCCATCGTCGGACCGACGGGTTGCGGCAAGTCGACCACGCTCTCGATGATTACCGGCTTGCTGCGCCCGACCGCTGGCAGCGTGCGGGTGATGGGCCAGCCCGTGAACGGCATCGACCCGCGCATCGGCTTCGTCTTTCAGAACGACGCCGTCTTCCCGTGGCGCAGTGTGCGCGAGAACGTGGCCGCCGGGCCGCTGTTCCGTGGCCAGTCGAAAGACGCCGCCTATGCGCTGGCGGACGAATGGATTCGCCGCGTGGGGCTCGACAAGTTCGGCAGCCACTATCCGCACCAACTCTCCGGCGGCATGCGCAAACGCGTGGCGCTGGCGCAGACGTTCATCAACAACCCCGAAATCCTGTTGATGGACGAACCGTTCTCCGCGCTCGACATGCAAACGCGCACGCTGATGCAGGACGAACTGCTGCAACTGTGGTCGTCGACCTCCGGCTCGGTGGTGTTCGTCACCCACGATCTGGAAGAAGCGATCGCGCTGGCCGACCGGGTGTTCGTGCTCACTGCGCGCCCGGCCACATTGAAGAACACGTACACGATCGATCTGCCGCGTCCGCGCGTGATGTCCGAGATTCGCTACGAACAGCGCTTCATCGACATCTCCCGCGAAATCTGGGCGGACCTGCGTGAAGAAGTGAAGATCGGCTGA
- a CDS encoding ABC transporter substrate-binding protein, giving the protein MRASPGVRAPKAFVKPILAAVLGASLALAAAPGFAADSGKVTIMVGGITKMIYLPAKLAEQLGYFKEEGLNVELLSQPAGVDAENELLAGAVQAVVGFYDHSIDLQSKGKEIQAIVIFGQVPGEVELVNAKSKDTIKSMADVKGKTLGVTGLGSSTNFLTQYLAAKHGLKSSDYSVLPVGADNTFIAAIKQNRIDAGMTTEPTASQLIKTGDAAVLVDMRTMEGTVAALGGAYPASSLYVQRAWLDKHKPEAAKLARAFVKTLKYINTHSAAEITEKMPKDYYGNNKALYVQALQNSLPMYSPDGRMPKGGPETVLKVLSAFNPNVKGKHIDLSKTYTNEFVDQVK; this is encoded by the coding sequence ATGCGAGCAAGCCCTGGCGTGCGTGCGCCGAAAGCCTTCGTGAAACCCATTCTGGCGGCCGTCCTCGGCGCGTCGCTGGCGTTGGCTGCGGCCCCCGGGTTCGCCGCCGACAGCGGCAAGGTCACGATCATGGTGGGCGGCATCACCAAGATGATCTATCTGCCGGCCAAGCTGGCCGAGCAGCTCGGCTACTTCAAGGAAGAGGGGCTGAACGTCGAGTTGCTGTCGCAGCCCGCTGGCGTCGACGCCGAAAACGAATTGCTCGCCGGCGCCGTTCAGGCCGTGGTCGGCTTCTACGATCACTCCATCGACTTGCAGAGCAAGGGCAAGGAAATCCAGGCGATCGTCATCTTCGGACAGGTGCCGGGTGAAGTGGAACTGGTTAACGCCAAGAGCAAGGACACCATCAAGAGCATGGCCGACGTCAAGGGCAAGACCCTTGGCGTGACCGGTCTCGGCTCGTCCACGAACTTTCTTACGCAGTACCTCGCGGCCAAGCACGGCCTGAAGTCGTCCGACTACTCGGTGCTGCCGGTCGGCGCCGACAACACCTTCATCGCCGCCATCAAGCAGAACCGTATCGATGCCGGCATGACGACCGAGCCGACCGCCTCGCAGCTCATCAAGACCGGCGACGCCGCCGTGCTCGTGGACATGCGCACGATGGAAGGCACAGTCGCCGCATTGGGCGGCGCGTACCCGGCGTCGAGCCTGTACGTGCAGCGCGCTTGGCTGGACAAGCACAAGCCCGAAGCCGCCAAGCTGGCCCGCGCGTTCGTGAAGACGCTCAAGTACATCAACACGCACTCGGCAGCCGAGATTACCGAGAAGATGCCGAAGGACTACTACGGCAACAACAAGGCGCTGTACGTACAGGCCCTGCAGAATTCGCTGCCGATGTATTCGCCGGATGGCCGCATGCCGAAGGGCGGGCCGGAAACGGTGCTCAAGGTCCTCTCCGCGTTCAATCCGAACGTCAAGGGCAAGCACATCGACCTGTCGAAGACGTACACCAACGAGTTCGTCGATCAGGTGAAGTAA
- a CDS encoding response regulator transcription factor, with translation MKLLLIEDNETLAHWLARMLRDDNFTVDAARDGDAADRLLQTETYDVVLLDLMLPKLGGKHVLRRLRERRNNVPVIILTASGSVDEKVDCLGAGADDYLVKPFEVRELIARVKALARRHAPEQSADLVCADLTYHSGTRQFTIGGAPLALPSREHAVLEILMRKQGKTVAKSALVDGVFGLDDEPSADAIEIYIHRLRKKLETSRAAIMTLRGLGYLLREKDA, from the coding sequence ATGAAACTGCTGCTCATCGAAGACAACGAGACGCTGGCCCACTGGCTCGCCCGCATGCTGCGCGACGACAACTTCACTGTCGATGCCGCGCGCGACGGCGACGCCGCCGACCGTCTGCTGCAAACGGAAACGTACGACGTCGTGCTGCTCGACCTGATGCTGCCCAAGCTCGGCGGCAAACACGTGCTGCGACGGCTGCGCGAGCGGCGCAACAACGTGCCCGTCATCATTCTCACGGCCAGTGGCTCGGTCGACGAGAAGGTCGATTGCCTTGGGGCCGGGGCCGACGATTACCTCGTAAAGCCCTTCGAAGTGCGCGAGCTGATCGCCCGCGTGAAAGCGCTCGCACGCCGCCACGCACCGGAGCAAAGCGCCGATCTGGTGTGCGCCGATTTGACATATCACTCCGGCACGCGCCAGTTCACCATTGGGGGCGCGCCGCTCGCGCTGCCTTCGCGCGAGCATGCCGTGCTCGAAATTCTCATGCGCAAGCAGGGCAAGACCGTCGCCAAGAGCGCGCTCGTCGATGGCGTCTTCGGTCTCGATGACGAGCCCAGCGCGGACGCCATCGAGATCTACATCCATCGTCTTCGCAAGAAACTCGAGACCAGCCGCGCGGCGATCATGACCCTGCGCGGGCTCGGCTATTTGCTGCGCGAAAAAGATGCTTAG
- a CDS encoding IS5 family transposase (programmed frameshift), which yields MAKPILDDELWAIIQPLLPPPKPRRARYPGRKPLDDRAVLTGILFVLQSGIPWEMLPQEMGCGSGMSCWRRLHAWQKAGVWDRLHEVLLAKLRAADRIDWSRVVVDSSSIRAVGSGPKTGPNPTDRARPGSKHHVLTDAQGIPLSLILTGANRNDITQLLPLIEAIPPIRGKRGRPLSKPHIVQGDRGYDHDKYRKPLHAVGIATEIARRGEPHGSGLGKTRWVVERTIAWLHNFKRLRVRFERLAIIHEAFLKMAGCIICWRHLRKSFC from the exons ATGGCCAAACCAATACTCGACGACGAACTGTGGGCAATCATCCAGCCACTGCTGCCGCCACCGAAGCCTCGGCGCGCCCGCTATCCCGGGCGCAAGCCGCTGGACGATCGTGCCGTGCTCACGGGCATCCTGTTCGTTCTGCAATCCGGCATCCCTTGGGAAATGCTGCCGCAGGAAATGGGCTGCGGCTCAGGCATGAGTTGCTGGCGACGGCTACATGCCTGGCAGAAGGCTGGCGTCTGGGATCGTCTGCACGAGGTACTTCTGGCCAAGCTCCGTGCGGCCGATCGCATCGACTGGTCTCGTGTAGTCGTCGATTCCTCTTCTATCCGGGCAGTGGGGTCGGGTC CAAAAACAGGACCTAACCCCACAGATCGCGCGCGACCAGGTTCAAAGCACCACGTCCTGACCGACGCCCAAGGCATTCCACTGTCGCTGATACTCACGGGCGCCAACCGCAACGACATTACCCAACTGCTGCCACTGATCGAGGCGATTCCTCCGATTCGAGGCAAGCGCGGTCGCCCCTTGTCTAAACCGCACATCGTTCAGGGTGATCGCGGCTACGACCACGACAAGTACCGCAAGCCCCTGCACGCCGTCGGCATCGCCACCGAGATTGCTCGCCGCGGCGAGCCTCACGGCAGCGGTCTTGGCAAGACGCGTTGGGTTGTCGAGCGAACCATCGCGTGGCTGCACAACTTCAAGCGATTGCGAGTCCGCTTCGAGCGCCTCGCAATCATTCACGAAGCCTTCCTGAAAATGGCTGGTTGCATCATCTGCTGGCGCCATCTCAGGAAATCATTTTGTTAG
- a CDS encoding sensor histidine kinase encodes MWLMLPLSLYIGASGWLSYRSAHDTAELVQDRALLTSAQVIAGELTWVDGTLRASVPPSALELFASPARDRVFYQVITEDGRLLAGPPDFPHPPLFPQTVPTYSNVTVNGEPLRAISFVRTMYDSGVPHRVAVVVAETMHARDDMLAKLWEPSLHRQIAMAALAAVLVLIGLTVELHPLIRLKDEVAGRAPQELVPIRAGQLQTELRPIVDAINLCIQRLSAQAQQQRRFVADAAHQLRTPLTLLDTQLQFAAQLDDRAALADVLAAMQTSSRGLADLTNKLLLLSQAEAADTPAFSRTRVDLVSVAAGVLEELVALAQRRDIDLGLETAEAHVWVAGNGELFHAMVMNLVDNAIRYIHEGGRVTVAIDCPDGTARLRVIDDGPGIQAEARQRVFERFYRNAPPGQPGTGLGLAIVREIATASHGSVTLAPGDDGRGLIVTVTLPVDLETESNAL; translated from the coding sequence ATGTGGCTGATGCTGCCGCTCTCGCTGTACATCGGCGCGAGCGGCTGGCTGTCCTATCGCAGCGCGCACGACACGGCAGAACTCGTGCAGGACCGCGCGCTGCTCACGTCCGCTCAGGTGATTGCGGGCGAACTGACCTGGGTCGACGGCACGCTGCGCGCGAGTGTGCCGCCCTCGGCGCTGGAGTTGTTCGCGTCCCCCGCGCGCGACCGGGTGTTCTATCAGGTCATCACGGAAGACGGCCGGCTGCTCGCCGGGCCACCCGACTTTCCGCATCCGCCGCTGTTTCCTCAGACGGTGCCCACCTATTCGAACGTCACCGTGAACGGCGAGCCGCTGCGCGCGATCAGCTTCGTGCGCACGATGTACGACTCCGGCGTGCCGCACCGGGTGGCGGTCGTGGTGGCCGAGACGATGCATGCGCGCGACGACATGCTGGCGAAGTTGTGGGAGCCGTCGCTGCACCGCCAGATCGCAATGGCCGCATTGGCCGCCGTACTGGTGCTCATCGGCCTGACGGTCGAGCTCCACCCGCTCATCCGGCTCAAGGACGAGGTCGCCGGACGCGCGCCGCAGGAACTGGTGCCGATTCGTGCCGGGCAGTTGCAAACGGAACTGCGCCCCATCGTCGATGCGATCAACCTGTGCATTCAGCGGCTCTCGGCGCAAGCGCAGCAACAGCGCCGCTTCGTGGCCGACGCCGCACACCAGTTGCGCACGCCGCTCACGTTGCTCGATACGCAGTTGCAGTTCGCCGCTCAGCTCGACGACCGTGCGGCCCTTGCCGATGTGCTCGCCGCGATGCAGACCAGCAGTCGGGGGCTCGCGGACCTGACCAACAAGTTGTTGCTGCTCTCTCAGGCAGAGGCCGCGGACACCCCGGCCTTCTCGCGAACGCGTGTGGATCTGGTGAGCGTGGCAGCCGGCGTCCTGGAAGAACTCGTGGCGCTGGCGCAGCGACGCGACATCGACCTGGGGCTGGAGACCGCCGAAGCGCATGTGTGGGTCGCGGGCAACGGCGAACTGTTTCATGCGATGGTCATGAATCTTGTCGACAATGCGATCCGCTACATCCATGAGGGTGGACGCGTGACGGTCGCGATCGACTGTCCCGACGGCACTGCCCGCCTGCGCGTCATCGACGACGGGCCCGGCATTCAGGCCGAGGCGCGTCAGCGCGTGTTCGAGCGCTTCTATCGCAATGCGCCGCCAGGGCAGCCCGGCACCGGTCTGGGCCTGGCCATCGTCAGGGAGATCGCGACGGCCAGCCATGGGTCGGTGACGCTCGCGCCCGGCGACGACGGTCGAGGCCTGATCGTCACTGTCACGCTCCCTGTCGATTTGGAGACCGAAAGCAACGCCCTATGA
- a CDS encoding sensor histidine kinase, which translates to MPFLVDPAAQAARRRASIDDALHARATTPQTSDMVQPACENVPPVEPASRPARTAATASTRSIAQSVARRIDAAREAERTRLAQEIHDGLGAHLTALQLVVARLADRAPTSAAEWQSFCAQIQNAANAARDAADQLVGRNRPPALDAGLAVSLRAWVRGFGEQSGLTCIWRCDDVTRERVANLTPDAVLALYRIAQEALANVARHARATRVVVALDGGHRSLKLTISDDGCGLARGARRKPGHFGLVGMRERCTALGGTLRIGSVQGSGTLVSARLPWHQILSAPTGHHGPESLALHGYAS; encoded by the coding sequence ATGCCGTTTCTCGTCGATCCTGCCGCACAGGCTGCGAGACGTCGCGCGTCCATTGACGACGCGTTGCACGCGCGCGCCACGACGCCACAGACTTCGGACATGGTTCAGCCCGCCTGCGAGAACGTGCCCCCGGTGGAGCCGGCCTCACGCCCGGCGCGGACCGCCGCCACGGCGTCGACACGATCGATCGCCCAGTCCGTCGCACGCAGGATTGACGCCGCTCGCGAAGCCGAACGCACGCGACTCGCCCAGGAAATACACGACGGGCTCGGCGCACATCTCACGGCGTTGCAGCTGGTGGTGGCGCGCCTGGCCGATCGCGCGCCGACGAGCGCCGCCGAATGGCAGTCCTTCTGCGCCCAGATCCAAAACGCAGCCAACGCAGCGCGAGACGCCGCCGACCAGCTCGTCGGCCGCAACCGCCCGCCTGCGCTCGACGCCGGCCTGGCCGTATCGCTGCGCGCGTGGGTGCGCGGCTTCGGCGAGCAAAGCGGGCTCACGTGCATCTGGCGCTGCGACGACGTGACGCGCGAGCGCGTTGCGAACCTGACACCCGACGCCGTGCTGGCCTTGTACCGCATTGCGCAGGAAGCCCTCGCCAACGTCGCCCGTCACGCACGCGCCACGCGCGTGGTCGTGGCGCTCGATGGCGGCCATCGCTCACTCAAACTCACGATTTCCGACGACGGTTGCGGGCTGGCCCGCGGCGCACGTCGCAAGCCGGGACATTTCGGATTGGTTGGCATGCGCGAGCGCTGCACGGCGCTCGGCGGCACATTACGAATCGGCAGTGTTCAGGGATCGGGAACGCTCGTGAGTGCACGGCTTCCCTGGCATCAGATCCTGTCTGCCCCGACCGGCCACCATGGTCCGGAATCGCTTGCTCTTCACGGATACGCATCATGA